A window of the Lactuca sativa cultivar Salinas chromosome 7, Lsat_Salinas_v11, whole genome shotgun sequence genome harbors these coding sequences:
- the LOC111904259 gene encoding pathogenesis-related protein 1A, translating into MVSFKLSFTLVYFFTLAIPHTINAQNSQQDYLDTHNVARAEVGVTNIVWNATVAAYAQNYANQSKADCNLVNSGGPYRENLAKGSGTFSGTATVNLWVAQKAYYDYATNTCGGGHVCGHYTQVVWSNSNQLGCARVQCTNNSWWFVICSYYPSGNINGQSPY; encoded by the coding sequence ATGGTGTCATTTAAACTCTCATTTACACTTGTTTATTTCTTTACCCTAGCAATTCCTCACACCATCAATGCCCAAAACTCCCAACAAGATTACTTAGATACTCACAATGTAGCTCGTGCCGAAGTGGGTGTCACAAACATTGTATGGAATGCCACTGTGGCTGCCTATGCTCAAAACTATGCTAACCAGAGCAAAGCCGACTGCAATCTTGTCAATTCTGGTGGACCTTATCGTGAGAACCTTGCTAAAGGTAGTGGTACCTTCTCAGGCACTGCAACAGTGAATTTATGGGTAGCTCAAAAGGCTTATTATGATTATGCCACAAATACTTGTGGTGGTGGACATGTTTGTGGTCACTATACTCAAGTGGTGTGGAGTAATTCTAATCAACTTGGATGTGCTAGGGTTCAGTGTACAAATAATAGTTGGTGGTTCGTTATTTGCAGCTATTATCCTAGTGGAAACATCAATGGCCAATCTCCTTACTAG